A region of Deltaproteobacteria bacterium DNA encodes the following proteins:
- a CDS encoding helix-turn-helix transcriptional regulator, with translation MAFSRKEEFPEKDLQLAEWCKALAHPARIAILRNLASRGECICGDLVIDLPLAQSTVSQHLKALKAIGLVKGEVDGPRSNYCINRKNFEKFVKAFGDFSSKLSD, from the coding sequence ATGGCGTTCTCAAGAAAAGAAGAGTTCCCTGAAAAAGACCTGCAACTAGCGGAGTGGTGCAAAGCCCTTGCTCACCCCGCAAGAATCGCAATCCTTCGAAATCTGGCTAGCCGCGGCGAATGCATTTGTGGAGATCTCGTGATCGACTTGCCACTTGCACAATCTACAGTCAGTCAACATTTGAAGGCGCTCAAAGCGATTGGTTTAGTCAAAGGGGAGGTTGATGGACCAAGATCAAATTATTGCATCAACCGAAAGAATTTCGAGAAATTTGTAAAGGCCTTCGGTGATTTTAGTTCGAAGCTTTCAGATTAG